Proteins encoded in a region of the Mercenaria mercenaria strain notata chromosome 1, MADL_Memer_1, whole genome shotgun sequence genome:
- the LOC123540606 gene encoding uncharacterized protein LOC123540606 has protein sequence MFSLNDIPHYCRNTYRVKTDSVIFKNAQMVTSVKCDGNERNVGHCQFTVTDSGVVYNPSGFDDANTTTYLVCGEIGTGELQFLNSSHTGDQIIVNSGVSTDLVCVAGPSIPRQTITWNFLLEYNVTDTYQMSNTGRYMTISRLTFIPDVRKHNGSTISCRLQLAYGDLRFVSERVRILVGVAVSEVSIHTSRHSVSFGDTINLSCTTSYSDPVPTVQWFINKNHSVLSSRDTVFTDRQTNLSQIVSELNFIVNDTSFKSVRFHCEAFNIPSVNSVKSPVIILFITSSSVETTTDNSRVENSTLLSTGNMSAVRDKSIYKYLSISLGTAVFICAVVILALILRIKRIQDGNQGQNSLVDNYNRRRLQTPPLDKTFEEETYDNLGMSAEDVSDNQERYEVLEFRDGDEKTSRAGKSEMELYVNTDIRNK, from the exons atgttttctttaaacGACATTCCTCATTACTGCAGAAATACTTATAGAGTGAAAACCGACAGTGTGATTTTCAAGAACGCACAAATGGTAACATCTGTCAAATGTGACGGAAATGAGAGAAACGTTGGTCACTGTCAGTTTACTGTGACAGATTCGGGTGTAGTTTATAACCCATCAGGCTTTGACGACGCCAATACGACTACATACCTCGTTTGCGGAGAAATCG GAACAGGTGAATTGCAATTCCTTAATAGTTCCCACACAGGCGACCAAATTATTGTCAACAGCGGTGTTTCAACTGATTTAGTTTGTGTTGCCGGTCCATCCATTCCAAGACAGACTATCACAtggaattttcttcttgaatacAATGTCACAGACACCTACCAGATGAGTAATACAGGGAGATATATGACCATATCTAGATTAACTTTTATCCCTGATGTCAGAAAACATAATGGTTCAACTATATCTTGCCGGCTTCAACTTGCATATGGTGACCTCAGATTTGTATCGGAACGTGTAAGAATCCTTGTTGGAG TTGCTGTATCGGAAGTGTCCATACACACTAGTCGGCATAGTGTATCGTTTGGAGACACGATCAATTTGTCTTGTACCACTTCGTACAGTGATCCTGTTCCAACAGTTCAGTGGTTTATCAATAAGAACCACTCGGTGTTGTCTTCAAGGGACACTGTGTtcactgacagacagacaaatctCTCACAGATTGTTAGCGAactgaattttattgtaaatgataCCTCGTTTAAATCTGTGAGATTCCACTGTGAGGCTTTTAATATACCGTCAGTAAACAGCGTGAAATCTCCAGTGATCATCCTTTTCATCACAT CGTCCTCAGTAGAAACTACAACAGATAACTCAAGGGTAGAAAATTCAACATTACTTTCAACCGGAAACATGTCTGCAGTGAGAGACAAATCCATATATAAATACTTATCAATCTCCCTTGGCACTGCAGTTTTTATATGTGCTGTTGTCATACTAGCCTTAATCCTGAGGATTAAAAGAATACAAGATG GAAACCAAGGACAAAATAG TTTAGTGGACAATTATAACAGACGGCGATTGCAAACTCCGCCTTTAGATAAGACATTTGAAGAAGAGACGTATGACAATCTAGGTATGTCAGCTGAAGATGTATCCGATAACCAAGAACGCTATGAAGTCCTGGAATTTAGAGACGGGG
- the LOC128545918 gene encoding putative DMBT1-like protein, translating to MFGTILIFIDIFLYCKGNSVYLAGYHGRNYGRVEIYTNNMNGTICDDSWDNDDARVVCRELGLPTSYATALSSATLGLGSGPIWMDDVDCRGTESKITSCSFPGYGKHNCDHSEDAAVLCQGTYLSIYFGGNHGTNFGRVQVITGRNKSIGTVCDDEWDEHDAAVVCRQLGHPTSYPRPMTSAYFGTGTGPVWLDNVGCSGTEANLNSCSKNSLGNNDCGHSEDAGVICGYNLEVRLKNMEVTSNHNKDGIIQILFKGHWVNVKYGALTTNEETVLCRQLGFKTTNTSRKYIYLIIINITIYRHKLKRIFYVNTLK from the exons GTAACAGTGTTTATTTAGCCGGATATCATGGCAGAAATTATGGTCGAGTGGAAATATATACGAACAATATGAACGGGACAATCTGTGACGACAGCTGGGACAATGACGATGCAAGAGTAGTTTGCAGAGAGCTCGGTCTTCCCAC GTCTTATGCTACAGCCTTGAGTTCCGCCACTTTGGGTTTAGGCTCTGGGCCAATCTGGATGGATGATGTAGATTGTCGTGGAACAGAAAGCAAAATTACATCATGCAGCTTTCCTGGATATGGAAAACACAACTGTGATCATAGCGAAGATGCTGCAGTTTTATGCCAAG GGACTTATCTGTCCATATACTTCGGCGGAAACCATGGAACTAACTTTGGAAGAGTTCAGGTAATAACTGGAAGAAATAAGTCAATCGGAACAGTGTGTGACGATGAATGGGACGAACACGATGCAGCTGTTGTTTGTCGACAACTTGGACATCCTAC GTCTTATCCGCGGCCAATGACAAGTGCATACTTTGGAACTGGAACGGGTCCAGTATGGCTGGACAATGTCGGCTGTAGCGGTACTGAAGCAAATTTGAACTCGTGTTCTAAAAATAGCTTGGGAAATAATGACTGTGGCCATTCAGAGGATGCTGGCGTGATATGTGGAT ATAATCTCGAAGTTCGCCTGAAAAATATGGAAGTCACTTCAAACCATAATAAAGACGGGATAATTCAGATTCTGTTCAAAGGTCATTGGGTCAACGTCAAATATGGAGCACTTACTACTAATGAAGAAACAGTACTCTGTCGACAACTTGGATTCAAAACTACAAATACATCaaggaaatatatttatcttattaTCATAAATATCACAATATATCGACATAAATTAAAGagaattttttatgtaaatacacTTAAATGA